In Paenibacillus sp. G2S3, a single window of DNA contains:
- the spoVAE gene encoding stage V sporulation protein AE, with amino-acid sequence MIYLWAFLIGGAICVIGQLMFDVLKLTPAHTMSTLVVAGAIADAFGIYDPLVKFAGAGATIPITSFGNSLVHGALTELERDGWIGVVTGIFDITSAGISSAIVFSFLAALVVRPKG; translated from the coding sequence ATGATTTACTTATGGGCTTTTCTGATTGGAGGAGCCATTTGCGTTATAGGGCAGCTGATGTTCGATGTATTGAAGCTGACACCTGCACATACGATGAGTACATTAGTTGTGGCCGGAGCGATTGCTGATGCTTTTGGAATCTACGATCCACTTGTGAAATTTGCAGGAGCTGGAGCAACCATTCCGATCACAAGCTTTGGGAATTCCTTGGTCCATGGTGCATTAACGGAGCTGGAGCGAGATGGCTGGATCGGTGTAGTTACGGGTATTTTTGATATTACAAGTGCGGGCATTTCGTCAGCTATTGTGTTCTCCTTTTTGGCAGCTTTAGTTGTACGGCCGAAGGGGTAA
- a CDS encoding M42 family metallopeptidase, whose protein sequence is MNQETLDMFKTLTEFPSAPGFERELRAYVKDAMTPYTEEFVQDRLGSLFGVLRGEENGPRIMVAGHFDEVGFMVTGITNTGMIRFQPLGGWLASAVASQRLHIITPKGTLTGVVGSTPIHLLSNEERGKTGEISKMYIDIGADSREEAESFGVRPGQQVLPICPFTPLANPKKILAKAWDNRYGVGLAIELVKALHGKKLPNTVFAGATVQEEVGLRGARTAANLLSPDIFFGLDASAAADMTGDNQAFGHLGKGALLRIFDPTMVTHRGLIEYVQDTADTHRIKYQYFVSQGGTDAGQVHVSGIGVPSAVIGICSRYIHTASSVIHSDDYDAAKELLIKLVEGLDRTTLQTIIENS, encoded by the coding sequence ATGAATCAAGAAACATTGGACATGTTCAAAACACTTACCGAATTTCCCTCAGCCCCAGGATTTGAGCGCGAACTCCGCGCTTACGTCAAGGATGCTATGACTCCTTATACTGAAGAGTTCGTACAGGATCGTCTCGGTAGTTTGTTCGGCGTACTGCGCGGCGAAGAGAACGGGCCAAGGATTATGGTCGCCGGGCATTTTGACGAAGTAGGTTTCATGGTAACTGGAATTACTAACACCGGAATGATCCGTTTTCAACCACTTGGCGGCTGGTTGGCCTCTGCTGTTGCATCCCAACGTCTTCATATCATTACACCTAAAGGAACGTTGACCGGTGTTGTTGGCAGCACCCCTATCCATTTGCTAAGTAACGAAGAACGCGGCAAGACTGGTGAAATTAGCAAAATGTATATTGATATCGGTGCAGACAGCCGTGAGGAAGCAGAAAGCTTTGGCGTTAGACCAGGCCAACAAGTTCTGCCGATTTGTCCATTTACCCCTCTTGCTAATCCAAAAAAAATCTTGGCAAAAGCTTGGGATAACCGTTACGGCGTAGGTCTCGCCATTGAACTAGTTAAAGCATTGCATGGTAAAAAGCTGCCGAATACCGTTTTCGCTGGTGCCACTGTACAAGAGGAAGTAGGTCTGCGGGGCGCGCGTACTGCGGCTAATCTCCTGTCGCCGGACATCTTCTTTGGTCTGGACGCAAGCGCTGCTGCCGATATGACAGGTGACAATCAAGCATTTGGTCATCTGGGCAAGGGTGCTCTCCTGCGTATTTTTGACCCTACAATGGTTACACATCGTGGTCTGATTGAATATGTACAAGATACGGCGGATACTCACCGGATCAAATATCAGTATTTTGTATCCCAAGGCGGAACAGATGCAGGTCAGGTTCACGTTAGTGGAATTGGCGTTCCTTCCGCAGTAATCGGAATATGCTCCCGCTACATACACACCGCTTCATCAGTGATTCACAGTGATGACTATGATGCCGCTAAAGAGCTTCTAATCAAGCTGGTAGAAGGTCTTGACCGGACTACACTACAGACGATTATTGAGAACAGCTAA
- a CDS encoding DUF58 domain-containing protein produces MRRYLSSVAAIIQPSKLASILVIWSITLLYVLFQGGKTAFMLFIMVSVLIAYLIAGGLGGVRRAKGTRSLYSEQDKGDLLSAGGHLRVKLKITIPGILPLPYVVVREVLKRHNGESWLFEESVIPSLRGIGELKFQTPALERGTYTFSNTDIISQDIFGLVEHKGTFLSEGQFQVLPRAIYVPRWQLYEKKSRLSGPQTSVVQSRRETTQINGVRDYVYGDRLTRIHWNATAKTGSWKSKEFEHESIPKTILVLDGSTSAYMNTNQFELAVSVTASLLGFGIRERIGIGLCCLDKTTKVFAPVEGAAERQKMIQYLIDLNAEGRGPLISRLEKGYRMFPKGSYFVLISPQRGQPVLDALRWADSRGMTASHIHVRNSAEINRGNDWIDILRSRGITGYGISSLQELPSVLGGEG; encoded by the coding sequence ATGAGACGTTATTTGTCGTCGGTAGCAGCCATCATTCAGCCCTCTAAGCTAGCAAGCATCCTTGTAATTTGGAGCATTACACTCTTATATGTACTTTTTCAGGGCGGGAAAACTGCATTTATGTTGTTTATCATGGTCTCTGTACTTATTGCATATTTGATTGCTGGAGGTTTAGGAGGCGTTCGGCGAGCTAAGGGCACTCGCAGCCTTTATTCTGAACAAGACAAGGGAGATTTGCTCTCTGCCGGAGGGCATCTTCGTGTAAAACTAAAGATTACAATTCCCGGGATTTTACCCTTGCCTTATGTGGTTGTAAGGGAGGTTCTTAAGCGGCATAATGGAGAATCGTGGTTATTTGAAGAAAGTGTGATCCCCAGCCTCAGAGGAATTGGGGAACTGAAGTTTCAGACACCAGCCTTAGAGCGTGGAACTTACACGTTCTCAAATACGGATATTATCAGCCAAGATATATTTGGGCTTGTCGAGCATAAGGGAACATTTTTATCGGAAGGGCAATTTCAGGTTTTGCCTCGTGCGATCTACGTTCCACGCTGGCAGTTATATGAGAAAAAATCTCGGTTATCTGGGCCGCAGACATCCGTTGTTCAATCTCGGCGTGAAACCACACAGATTAATGGCGTCCGTGACTATGTATACGGTGATCGCTTGACGCGAATTCATTGGAATGCTACTGCTAAGACAGGTTCTTGGAAATCCAAAGAGTTTGAGCATGAGTCGATTCCCAAAACCATTCTTGTTCTTGATGGAAGTACATCAGCTTATATGAATACGAATCAATTCGAATTAGCAGTTTCTGTGACGGCATCACTACTTGGCTTCGGCATTCGAGAGAGAATTGGAATTGGTCTGTGTTGTTTGGATAAGACGACAAAGGTGTTCGCACCCGTTGAAGGTGCTGCTGAGCGTCAGAAGATGATTCAATATTTAATCGATCTTAACGCTGAAGGTCGCGGTCCGCTAATCTCCCGATTGGAAAAAGGATACCGTATGTTTCCTAAGGGTTCTTACTTCGTGTTAATCAGTCCACAGCGTGGACAGCCTGTACTTGATGCACTACGGTGGGCTGACAGCAGAGGGATGACTGCTTCTCACATTCATGTGCGAAATTCGGCAGAGATAAATAGAGGTAACGATTGGATAGACATCCTTAGATCTCGTGGAATAACCGGTTATGGTATTAGCTCGCTTCAAGAGCTTCCCTCAGTGTTAGGAGGGGAAGGATGA
- the spoVAC gene encoding stage V sporulation protein AC: MPAKTKKSGVKLKLDTLTPQDYEKLSKPFVPARPVFKNCIRAFIAGGIICVIGQGIQEAFMAIFDMTSKEAASPTVAVMILLSVILTSFGVYDKMAQWAGAGTAVPVTGFANSMCSAALEHRAEGLVLGVGGNMFKLAGSVIVFGAVAAFIIGIVYIFLGTGGAHHT, translated from the coding sequence ATGCCGGCGAAAACTAAGAAATCGGGTGTCAAGCTGAAGCTTGACACCCTGACTCCACAAGATTACGAGAAATTGTCCAAGCCCTTTGTACCTGCTAGGCCCGTATTCAAAAACTGTATACGAGCGTTTATTGCTGGCGGCATAATCTGTGTAATTGGACAAGGGATTCAGGAGGCTTTTATGGCAATTTTCGATATGACCTCCAAAGAAGCCGCCAGTCCGACAGTTGCAGTGATGATTCTGCTCTCCGTAATCCTGACCAGCTTTGGGGTGTACGACAAAATGGCTCAATGGGCTGGTGCAGGAACGGCAGTTCCAGTGACCGGGTTCGCAAACAGTATGTGTTCTGCAGCTCTGGAACACCGCGCAGAGGGCCTTGTACTTGGTGTAGGCGGCAATATGTTTAAGCTTGCGGGTTCGGTCATCGTATTTGGTGCCGTCGCTGCTTTCATAATTGGCATCGTCTATATCTTTTTGGGCACAGGAGGTGCACACCATACATGA
- a CDS encoding mannitol-1-phosphate 5-dehydrogenase, which yields MKAVHFGAGNIGRGFIGLLLSKAGYEVCFVDVNEAFVSQLKERGEYPVTLASEGQETVTVTNVTALSSVTHADEVADAIADADLVTTAVGVSILKHIAGVLAEGISRRVAVTSAPLHLIACENAIGGSAQLKDLVYAQLDEAARGKADASVAFPNAAVDRIVPLQQHEDILKVVVEPFYEWVVDASQMLPGYTPVEGIHYVDNLEPYIERKLFTVNTGHCSAAYLGYLRGYETIQQAMGDEELTARVREVLEETGAVLVNKHGFDQAEHSKYIDKILERFRNPALTDEVSRVGRSPIRKLSPNDRLVSPALQAYDRQLSYSALTRSMATALLFDVKDDPEAVELQASIADIGVPATVTKYTGIAAGHPVHQSVMAEYEQLK from the coding sequence ATGAAAGCAGTCCATTTTGGTGCGGGAAATATTGGCCGTGGATTTATTGGTCTGCTGCTGTCAAAGGCAGGGTATGAAGTATGCTTCGTGGATGTGAATGAAGCGTTCGTCTCCCAGCTCAAGGAGCGCGGTGAATACCCGGTAACGCTGGCCAGCGAAGGCCAGGAGACGGTTACCGTTACAAATGTGACAGCACTTAGCAGTGTAACTCATGCCGATGAAGTGGCCGATGCCATTGCTGATGCAGATCTCGTTACGACAGCTGTTGGCGTGTCAATCCTGAAGCACATCGCCGGAGTTCTTGCCGAGGGAATCAGCAGACGGGTGGCCGTCACCTCCGCACCGCTGCATTTGATTGCCTGCGAGAATGCCATTGGCGGCAGCGCCCAGCTCAAAGATCTTGTATACGCACAATTGGATGAAGCAGCCCGCGGAAAAGCTGATGCTTCTGTAGCATTTCCTAATGCAGCAGTGGACCGGATTGTGCCGCTGCAGCAGCATGAGGATATTCTCAAAGTTGTGGTAGAGCCATTCTACGAATGGGTTGTGGATGCATCGCAAATGCTTCCGGGCTATACCCCTGTTGAAGGGATTCACTACGTAGATAATTTGGAACCTTATATCGAGCGCAAGCTGTTTACAGTAAACACCGGACATTGCTCTGCAGCTTATCTTGGCTACCTTCGTGGCTATGAGACCATTCAGCAAGCCATGGGCGATGAGGAATTGACAGCGCGCGTCCGGGAAGTTCTAGAAGAAACCGGAGCAGTGCTGGTGAATAAACACGGCTTTGATCAAGCGGAGCACAGCAAATATATCGATAAAATCCTCGAACGCTTCCGCAATCCGGCGTTGACGGATGAAGTGTCCCGGGTCGGCCGCTCTCCAATCCGCAAGCTGTCACCGAACGACAGGCTCGTGTCCCCGGCACTTCAGGCTTATGACCGGCAACTGAGCTATTCGGCTCTAACCCGTTCCATGGCGACGGCGCTGCTGTTTGACGTGAAGGATGATCCAGAGGCCGTAGAGCTACAGGCATCCATTGCTGACATCGGAGTTCCGGCAACCGTTACGAAGTATACAGGCATTGCTGCAGGACATCCGGTGCATCAGTCGGTTATGGCAGAATATGAGCAATTGAAATGA
- a CDS encoding transglutaminase domain-containing protein, giving the protein MKTWWNQIKFSWHRSVGLFWLLIIAQQWISYTEPIWLNQTTASVWAALLTITIIEIFIPVKVQFRLIIEALAIIYILYRNITNYGIYVPDPWATTLLDKLQDISVYMVPYIWFALGASALLLLSSWWVSSKKRILWFIGMNIVALAALDSFTSIVLWQEVAWTVFAGMGWLVSQHLRSFQLHYPRGWVHLLEYPSKIVMNIAIVFSLVILIGVNMPDVRPTLTDPYTAWQEWNGIGKSSGKSTTGTTNSNTGSSSSVNNTSSGYSLNDDNLGGGFNFDYTPVMTVISDLRIYMRGETRRVYSGSGWSDKDRLKRGPIEEVETGKSLEQSVASKVTTRTLKQTVKVLNNNEFPVLFGAYSVTSVDSLNGEAAGKGIFWRDRDSELLWDMDGKKLDYPSTFELTSEVPVVPVQELTAKTYEELYKGNDLEESFLQLPDDFPQRVKDLAEEITAQGTTPYEKTALLQQYLQQTFPYTNKPDISRVSSEDFVDGFLFELKEGYCDYYSTALVTMARSLNIPARWVKGYAPGEQPEMPMNPAQQVGAANNNYTITNADAHSWAEVYFGEYGWIPVEATPGFNAPLLTKNEQIPETEPEDQDEMAEPTPAPVTNAQEDQGLNVGLWVILAAVVVLLSWTIFKVWHIRFKLRFFVQQMRMGRPLTPDQKVVAETERWVRYLHRKGMIKEEHETLREAVVRWSQERPAVANPLSSLLTMFEQAKYSPDVIEDKDWQSVYTEALRLRRTIRSKK; this is encoded by the coding sequence ATGAAAACCTGGTGGAATCAGATAAAATTCTCCTGGCACCGTTCCGTCGGCCTATTTTGGCTATTGATTATTGCACAGCAGTGGATTTCTTATACGGAACCCATCTGGTTAAATCAAACCACTGCTTCTGTATGGGCAGCTCTATTAACGATCACCATCATTGAGATTTTTATCCCTGTTAAAGTTCAATTCAGACTGATTATAGAAGCATTAGCTATTATCTATATCCTTTATCGCAATATTACTAATTATGGAATTTATGTTCCTGATCCATGGGCCACAACCCTTCTTGATAAGCTCCAGGATATTAGTGTGTATATGGTGCCGTATATTTGGTTTGCACTTGGTGCCTCTGCCTTGCTGCTGCTATCGTCTTGGTGGGTATCCTCGAAGAAGCGTATCTTATGGTTTATAGGAATGAACATTGTAGCACTGGCTGCTCTTGATTCCTTTACATCTATTGTATTGTGGCAGGAAGTGGCTTGGACAGTATTTGCGGGTATGGGATGGCTTGTCAGCCAGCACCTGAGAAGTTTTCAGCTACATTATCCGCGTGGATGGGTACATTTGCTGGAATATCCCTCGAAAATAGTTATGAATATCGCAATCGTCTTTTCTCTGGTTATTCTAATCGGTGTGAATATGCCGGATGTAAGGCCTACTTTGACGGATCCTTATACGGCGTGGCAAGAGTGGAATGGAATTGGAAAGTCTTCTGGTAAGAGCACAACTGGAACAACGAATTCCAATACGGGCTCAAGCTCTTCTGTAAACAATACTTCGTCAGGCTATAGTCTGAATGATGACAACCTAGGCGGGGGCTTTAACTTCGATTATACCCCGGTGATGACAGTGATTTCGGATTTACGTATTTATATGCGTGGCGAAACACGCAGAGTATACTCCGGAAGTGGATGGTCGGATAAGGATCGATTGAAGCGAGGACCTATAGAAGAGGTGGAGACGGGGAAATCCTTGGAGCAAAGTGTGGCTTCTAAGGTCACTACCCGCACATTGAAACAGACGGTGAAAGTGCTTAACAATAATGAATTTCCGGTGTTGTTCGGTGCTTATTCTGTAACTTCGGTGGATTCATTGAATGGTGAGGCAGCCGGGAAGGGTATTTTCTGGAGAGATCGTGATAGTGAGCTTCTATGGGATATGGATGGGAAGAAACTCGACTATCCTTCGACCTTCGAGCTGACTTCTGAAGTTCCCGTCGTTCCTGTTCAGGAATTGACAGCAAAGACCTATGAGGAGCTATACAAAGGTAATGATCTGGAGGAGAGCTTTCTTCAGCTGCCTGATGACTTCCCTCAACGGGTTAAAGATCTGGCCGAGGAAATTACAGCACAAGGAACAACACCGTATGAAAAAACAGCGCTTTTGCAACAATACTTACAACAAACCTTTCCATATACCAACAAGCCGGATATATCACGTGTTTCAAGTGAGGACTTTGTAGATGGATTTTTGTTCGAGCTGAAGGAAGGTTACTGTGATTATTATTCTACAGCACTAGTTACTATGGCACGTTCTCTAAACATTCCTGCAAGATGGGTTAAGGGGTACGCACCTGGAGAACAGCCAGAAATGCCTATGAATCCGGCGCAGCAGGTGGGTGCTGCGAATAATAACTACACGATTACCAATGCAGATGCCCATTCATGGGCGGAGGTCTATTTTGGTGAGTACGGTTGGATTCCTGTTGAAGCTACACCGGGGTTTAATGCTCCTCTACTGACTAAGAATGAGCAAATACCTGAGACAGAGCCGGAAGATCAAGATGAAATGGCAGAACCTACACCTGCACCTGTGACTAATGCACAAGAAGATCAAGGCCTCAATGTGGGTTTATGGGTAATTTTGGCGGCAGTGGTTGTATTGTTATCTTGGACTATTTTTAAAGTTTGGCATATTCGCTTTAAGCTGCGCTTCTTCGTTCAACAGATGCGAATGGGCCGACCTTTAACGCCTGATCAGAAAGTTGTGGCAGAAACGGAGCGTTGGGTAAGGTATTTGCATCGTAAGGGAATGATAAAGGAAGAGCATGAAACACTGCGTGAAGCCGTAGTCCGCTGGAGTCAGGAACGACCTGCTGTGGCCAATCCGCTTTCTTCACTGTTAACGATGTTTGAACAAGCGAAGTATAGCCCTGATGTTATTGAAGACAAAGACTGGCAGAGCGTGTATACTGAAGCTTTGCGGCTGCGGAGAACGATAAGATCCAAGAAATAG
- a CDS encoding MoxR family ATPase: MPVRQESMHIMNAVRTNLESCILGKSFEIQLLLTALLAGGHVLIEDVPGTGKTQLIRALSRSMSGEYRRIQCNPDILPSDITGVSVYHPRDEMFHFRPGPVMTNILLADEINRATTKTQSALLEVMEERNVTVDGETYPLPHPFMLCATQNPIDFEGTYTLPEAQLDRFMLRISLGYPDAATEKNLLLSHQEGQPVDRLSPVTSMEQIAGIQEEIRDIFMSDPVLNYLLDVVRQTREHPLVMLGASPRASLSFMMACKAYAFLQGRDYVLPDDVKILTPFALGHRILLRPESRLDNISVESLLQKLLQSIHVPVTMRQ, encoded by the coding sequence ATGCCCGTACGTCAAGAATCGATGCACATCATGAATGCTGTACGCACTAATTTGGAATCCTGCATACTTGGAAAATCTTTTGAAATACAGTTGCTGCTAACTGCACTGCTTGCTGGTGGTCATGTATTGATCGAGGATGTACCTGGAACAGGAAAGACCCAGCTAATACGAGCACTTTCAAGATCAATGTCTGGTGAATATCGCCGGATTCAGTGTAATCCGGATATACTTCCAAGTGATATTACAGGTGTTTCTGTCTATCATCCTAGGGATGAGATGTTTCATTTTCGGCCAGGCCCGGTGATGACGAATATTTTGCTAGCCGATGAAATTAACCGAGCTACAACGAAGACGCAATCCGCACTTCTGGAAGTGATGGAGGAACGAAACGTAACCGTAGATGGAGAGACGTATCCGCTTCCGCATCCTTTCATGTTGTGCGCTACCCAGAATCCGATAGATTTTGAGGGAACCTACACATTGCCTGAAGCTCAGCTAGATCGATTTATGCTGAGAATTAGCCTTGGATATCCTGATGCAGCGACGGAGAAGAATTTATTGCTGAGCCATCAGGAAGGCCAACCAGTGGACAGGCTTTCTCCAGTAACAAGCATGGAACAAATTGCAGGGATTCAGGAAGAGATTCGCGACATCTTCATGAGCGATCCTGTGCTGAATTACTTGTTAGATGTTGTGCGGCAGACAAGAGAACATCCACTAGTAATGCTGGGTGCAAGTCCACGTGCCTCACTATCCTTTATGATGGCTTGTAAAGCTTATGCCTTTTTGCAGGGACGAGACTATGTTCTGCCGGATGACGTGAAGATCCTTACTCCATTTGCCTTGGGTCATCGTATATTGCTGCGTCCAGAGTCGCGCCTAGATAATATCAGCGTAGAATCTTTGCTTCAAAAGCTTCTGCAGAGCATTCATGTGCCTGTTACGATGAGGCAATGA
- the spoVAD gene encoding stage V sporulation protein AD: MKQLGSQTWEFTNRPVILGSSAVVGPEEGEGPLASDFDFIFDTLEMDEKTWEKAERALFEKASHLALINANIDKQKLEFFVGGDLMNQIISSSFAARKLGVPYLGVFGACSTSMESLAIASMIVDSGGGKYALAGTSSHNCTVEKQFRYPTEYGSQKPPTAQYTVTGSGCAVVGQNDGSGNYPVVVSATLGRIMDLGLTDPFNMGTAMAPAAADTITAHFRDTGLSPGHYDLIVTGDLASVGLPIAKALLAKEGIPMEQTTFNDCGLLIYDLEKQKYVIAGGSGCGCSAVVTYGHILKRLKKGELKRVLIVATGALLSPLSYQQGESIPCVAHAVAIESGGEA; the protein is encoded by the coding sequence ATGAAACAGCTTGGTAGTCAGACATGGGAGTTCACGAACCGCCCCGTTATTTTAGGCTCTTCCGCAGTAGTTGGACCGGAGGAGGGAGAAGGTCCTTTAGCTTCAGATTTTGATTTTATATTTGATACGCTGGAAATGGATGAGAAGACATGGGAGAAGGCCGAGCGCGCTCTTTTCGAGAAGGCTTCCCATCTGGCTCTGATTAATGCGAATATCGATAAACAAAAGCTGGAGTTTTTTGTTGGCGGAGATTTGATGAACCAGATTATCAGCAGCTCTTTCGCGGCAAGAAAATTAGGCGTGCCTTATCTCGGAGTCTTTGGTGCTTGCTCTACCTCTATGGAGAGCCTTGCGATTGCCTCAATGATCGTTGATTCTGGAGGCGGTAAGTATGCGCTAGCGGGAACATCAAGTCATAACTGTACGGTGGAGAAGCAGTTTCGTTATCCAACGGAATATGGTTCGCAGAAACCCCCAACGGCGCAATATACAGTTACAGGTTCGGGTTGTGCTGTAGTGGGTCAGAATGACGGTTCGGGTAACTATCCAGTCGTGGTTTCGGCCACACTTGGACGTATTATGGATCTTGGTTTGACAGATCCTTTTAATATGGGGACGGCTATGGCACCTGCGGCGGCGGATACCATTACTGCGCATTTTCGGGATACAGGCCTATCGCCTGGGCACTATGATTTAATTGTTACTGGCGACCTGGCATCCGTAGGGTTACCTATAGCCAAGGCCCTATTGGCTAAAGAAGGAATTCCAATGGAGCAAACAACCTTTAACGATTGTGGTCTGCTTATCTACGACTTGGAAAAACAGAAATATGTGATTGCTGGAGGAAGTGGCTGCGGGTGCTCAGCGGTTGTAACCTATGGTCATATCCTTAAGCGGTTAAAAAAAGGTGAACTTAAACGGGTGCTTATAGTGGCAACGGGCGCACTTTTATCACCTTTGTCTTATCAGCAGGGAGAGAGTATTCCATGTGTTGCTCATGCTGTAGCCATAGAGAGCGGGGGTGAAGCATAA
- a CDS encoding YqeG family HAD IIIA-type phosphatase, giving the protein MFEMLVPKLRVNTVFDISLEELYRQGYRGIITDLDNTLVGAKAPVATPELLLWFEKVKEVGFKLIIVSNNNMDRVSRFATPLNIEFVHQARKPSNAPFLKAMKQMELPPEQTIVVGDQMLTDVYGGNRLGLYTVLVLPISVKDEGFGTRFNRRVERVALTRLRKKGLWHEEEK; this is encoded by the coding sequence TTGTTTGAAATGTTAGTTCCCAAACTCCGGGTGAATACGGTATTCGATATTTCTCTAGAAGAGCTGTATCGACAGGGATACCGTGGAATCATTACGGATCTGGATAACACACTGGTCGGTGCCAAAGCGCCTGTGGCTACTCCGGAGCTGTTGTTATGGTTTGAGAAGGTGAAGGAAGTGGGCTTTAAGCTCATCATCGTATCCAATAACAACATGGATCGGGTGTCACGCTTTGCTACACCGCTTAATATTGAATTTGTGCATCAGGCTCGTAAACCGAGTAATGCTCCTTTTCTCAAAGCGATGAAGCAGATGGAGTTGCCACCAGAGCAGACGATTGTGGTGGGAGACCAAATGCTTACAGATGTATACGGCGGCAATCGGCTTGGCCTGTATACCGTATTGGTGCTGCCAATCTCCGTTAAGGATGAAGGGTTCGGCACAAGATTTAATCGCCGGGTAGAGCGAGTTGCTCTGACGCGGCTTCGTAAAAAAGGATTGTGGCACGAGGAGGAAAAATAG